From a single Methylosinus sp. H3A genomic region:
- a CDS encoding glycosyltransferase family 4 protein, translating to MSRVVQYHPSVISADAIGASISSLHQALRELGVASYVACSDSNIVNSDYATLSTSMLKRMAWRDTDLLLLHYSFFNDELESLIDLPVRKILIYHNVTPGHFFRSHRSMSFLGDLCDHARGQMRRFASAFESAVGDSDYNSAELREFGFRNPETIPVFFNDAFFTSRELDNELYFDIKASSEVNIVFVGRFVPNKRHDLLIDILAAYKRLFGRSASLHLAGKIWDNEYFHALLGRAVQGGVLSNVKIYQNASGLAVKTLFAASDAFISMSEHEGFMVPVLEAFSVGCPVLAYSSTAVGETMGTAGIKFDTLDPAIPAGYLELLRRDKTLRNEIVREQADRVTDFYSEATARKWLSFLGGFVDISAGLNS from the coding sequence ATGTCACGTGTTGTTCAATATCATCCCTCGGTAATTAGCGCCGACGCCATCGGAGCCTCGATTTCCTCCCTGCATCAGGCGCTTCGAGAACTTGGTGTGGCGTCCTATGTCGCATGTTCCGATTCCAACATCGTGAATAGCGATTATGCGACGCTCTCGACCTCCATGTTGAAGCGCATGGCTTGGCGAGACACGGATCTGCTTTTGCTGCATTATTCGTTTTTCAATGACGAGCTCGAAAGTCTTATTGATCTACCTGTCAGGAAGATTTTAATCTATCACAATGTAACGCCGGGCCATTTTTTCCGCAGTCATCGATCGATGAGTTTTCTCGGAGATTTGTGTGACCACGCACGCGGGCAAATGCGGCGTTTCGCGAGCGCCTTCGAATCGGCCGTCGGCGATTCGGACTATAATTCGGCCGAGTTGCGAGAGTTTGGATTTCGGAACCCGGAAACTATCCCTGTGTTCTTCAACGACGCGTTCTTCACGTCGCGCGAGCTCGACAATGAATTATACTTCGATATAAAGGCCTCATCAGAGGTCAATATCGTATTTGTCGGACGCTTCGTGCCTAACAAGCGGCACGATCTTCTGATTGATATTCTGGCGGCCTATAAGAGGCTCTTCGGGCGCTCGGCGTCGCTGCATCTCGCGGGGAAAATTTGGGACAATGAATATTTTCACGCCCTGCTCGGGCGGGCGGTGCAGGGAGGCGTATTGTCGAACGTCAAGATTTATCAGAATGCAAGCGGGCTCGCAGTCAAAACCCTTTTCGCAGCGTCCGACGCTTTCATTTCAATGAGCGAACATGAAGGCTTTATGGTGCCGGTGCTCGAGGCGTTCAGCGTCGGTTGTCCGGTGTTGGCGTATTCGAGCACGGCCGTGGGCGAGACAATGGGAACGGCCGGGATCAAATTCGATACGCTCGATCCGGCGATCCCCGCGGGATATTTAGAGCTCTTGCGTCGTGACAAGACCTTGCGCAACGAAATCGTCCGCGAGCAGGCGGATCGCGTGACAGATTTCTACTCCGAAGCGACTGCGAGAAAGTGGCTCTCATTCTTGGGAGGGTTCGTCGACATCTCCGCGGGGTTGAACTCATGA
- a CDS encoding glycosyltransferase family 1 protein, whose translation MIIAYDAGAFQQSISGGIFNTSVGFLNAAVKIAPDIEFIFVADPYFGEVRPDAMAALSFKPHVIYRDVLKPAGSFSLLTDNPFARFDVDGVVTPAMETPSPNGLWFHYEGAPPRQAMYLRSRASRPCDTLNVPDSRTLGVAVDKIVIESEKGSHEYSFGDARLVTGYHDPEFAWRWTNGCADIPVEFFSRVDKVRVGVHIRNKLRYRLADGRFDRRYNGAVQAAIEQRRTYNLKKLGRELQDMGATVYIASHFIPIAIPGLALASWAFDVIPVMFPNFFGKDAIENFANVLDVFKRADHIFCISDTTRNDIIDNVGIDAERLTTTWIGPGAITRRPPSAVDAALAKFALPRDYILNVGTLEPRKNHVRLVMAYDEFRLSVQNPPALVIVGSHGWGYNELMGLITSRGLSEHVKVLSGVDNEDLSALYSGAMFVAYPSIYEGFGMPVLEALACGVPVLTSQETSMQDIAQDAAILVDPLSVSSIANGLLELTTNSELRSRLAMKANDAASRFDWDRVAGTLLDVLKGARR comes from the coding sequence ATGATCATCGCATATGACGCCGGCGCCTTTCAGCAATCGATCAGCGGTGGAATATTCAACACGTCCGTCGGTTTTCTGAACGCCGCAGTCAAAATTGCTCCAGATATCGAATTTATTTTTGTCGCCGATCCTTATTTCGGCGAGGTGCGACCGGATGCGATGGCGGCGCTATCGTTCAAGCCCCATGTGATCTATCGCGATGTCCTGAAGCCCGCCGGATCCTTTTCGCTTCTCACCGACAATCCCTTCGCACGGTTCGATGTGGATGGCGTGGTCACGCCGGCAATGGAAACGCCGTCGCCGAACGGATTATGGTTCCACTATGAGGGCGCTCCCCCTCGACAGGCGATGTATTTGCGCAGCCGGGCGTCACGTCCCTGCGACACGCTGAATGTCCCCGACTCGCGCACTCTCGGAGTGGCGGTAGATAAGATCGTCATCGAGTCGGAGAAGGGATCACACGAATATTCCTTCGGGGACGCCCGGCTCGTAACGGGCTACCATGATCCTGAGTTCGCTTGGCGCTGGACGAACGGATGTGCGGATATCCCGGTCGAGTTTTTCTCCCGCGTAGACAAGGTGCGCGTCGGAGTGCATATCCGAAACAAGCTTCGCTATCGCCTCGCGGACGGACGCTTCGACCGTCGCTATAACGGCGCCGTGCAGGCCGCGATCGAGCAGCGGCGAACCTATAATTTGAAGAAGCTGGGCCGAGAGCTCCAAGATATGGGCGCAACCGTTTATATTGCGAGCCATTTCATCCCAATCGCAATTCCCGGGCTCGCTCTGGCGAGTTGGGCGTTCGACGTGATCCCCGTCATGTTCCCGAACTTCTTCGGCAAGGACGCGATCGAAAATTTCGCAAACGTCCTCGATGTGTTCAAGAGAGCCGATCACATTTTCTGTATTTCCGATACGACCCGCAATGACATCATCGACAATGTCGGCATCGACGCAGAGCGTCTGACGACCACCTGGATCGGGCCCGGCGCGATCACGCGGCGCCCACCTTCCGCGGTCGACGCAGCGCTCGCGAAATTCGCTCTGCCGAGAGATTACATTCTCAACGTGGGAACGCTCGAGCCACGCAAGAATCACGTTCGCCTCGTGATGGCTTACGACGAATTTCGGCTCAGCGTCCAAAACCCACCGGCGCTGGTGATCGTCGGTTCTCACGGTTGGGGATATAACGAATTGATGGGGTTGATCACGAGCCGCGGGCTTTCGGAACATGTGAAAGTGCTGAGCGGCGTCGACAACGAAGATCTATCGGCGCTCTACTCGGGGGCGATGTTCGTCGCCTATCCCAGCATCTATGAAGGATTTGGCATGCCGGTGCTGGAGGCGCTGGCGTGCGGCGTCCCGGTCTTGACCTCTCAGGAAACCAGCATGCAGGACATTGCACAGGACGCCGCCATTCTCGTGGATCCTTTGTCGGTGAGCTCGATCGCAAATGGGCTTCTGGAGCTCACGACCAATTCGGAGCTGCGTTCTCGCCTCGCCATGAAGGCGAATGACGCCGCCTCGCGCTTCGACTGGGATCGCGTCGCCGGAACGCTCCTCGACGTTTTGAAGGGAGCGCGCCGATGA
- a CDS encoding glycosyltransferase family 4 protein, which produces MKIVVLSTFDITPVRDGGQTRYLSVYKNIAKEHDVTLLAYDFRQSDHIRRYKLADRFDVIVFPASTGDLHHYWHILEKTRRLAHDVLCIREYQFSDEFACEARQVVGAADVVIASHPYLALLGFGFAKQNAIKIYESYNVEYDIKEQHFRGGLGTAQIASFMDTVFHGERMACREANFITAVSAADAERLIQLYDVQPSLVTVAPNGVDCSKYPAWNRARRAELRSKLQIGDKTLAVFLGSGYGPNVESYFKSRELLARAGFDGAVALIGSIAQADRTGWPEVAFDELWFDFVEEDLKIALLSSADFALQLLFSGGGTNLKLFDYMAAGCLIVANEFGARGVSANGWHISTQSESELVAFLRSRIWEDDRSEAIRSRARAIAKEQFDWAIIAERIASLFGSRLNIDLAVAADASTNSSSREALLAPSL; this is translated from the coding sequence ATGAAAATCGTAGTCCTTTCCACATTCGACATTACGCCGGTTCGGGACGGTGGACAAACGCGCTATCTCTCGGTCTACAAGAACATCGCCAAGGAACACGACGTAACGCTGCTCGCCTATGATTTTCGGCAAAGCGATCACATCAGACGCTATAAGCTCGCCGACCGCTTCGACGTGATCGTCTTCCCCGCCTCGACGGGAGACCTCCACCACTACTGGCACATTCTGGAGAAGACGAGACGTCTTGCTCACGACGTTCTATGCATTCGGGAATATCAATTCTCGGACGAGTTCGCGTGCGAGGCGCGACAGGTCGTAGGGGCGGCGGATGTCGTCATCGCCTCTCACCCCTATCTCGCGTTGCTGGGTTTTGGATTCGCCAAGCAGAACGCGATCAAAATCTACGAATCATACAATGTCGAATACGATATAAAGGAACAGCATTTCCGAGGCGGCTTGGGCACGGCGCAGATCGCTTCCTTCATGGACACTGTGTTTCACGGAGAGAGAATGGCCTGTCGCGAGGCCAACTTCATCACGGCGGTAAGCGCGGCAGACGCCGAGCGTCTGATCCAGTTGTACGATGTGCAGCCCAGTCTCGTCACTGTCGCGCCCAATGGGGTCGATTGTTCGAAGTATCCGGCCTGGAACAGGGCCCGTCGCGCCGAGCTTCGCAGCAAGTTGCAGATTGGCGATAAGACATTGGCGGTTTTCTTGGGTAGCGGCTATGGGCCGAATGTCGAATCCTACTTCAAATCGCGTGAATTATTGGCGCGAGCGGGGTTCGACGGCGCTGTCGCGCTGATTGGTTCGATCGCGCAGGCGGACCGCACCGGCTGGCCTGAGGTCGCTTTCGACGAGCTATGGTTCGATTTTGTCGAAGAAGATCTCAAGATCGCGCTACTGAGCTCGGCAGACTTCGCTCTACAATTATTGTTTTCGGGCGGCGGCACCAATTTGAAGCTCTTCGACTATATGGCGGCCGGATGTCTCATCGTAGCCAATGAATTCGGCGCGCGCGGCGTCTCTGCGAATGGATGGCACATATCGACGCAGAGCGAAAGCGAGTTGGTCGCCTTCTTGCGCTCTCGCATTTGGGAAGACGATCGAAGCGAGGCGATCCGCTCGAGGGCGCGCGCAATAGCAAAAGAGCAATTCGATTGGGCGATCATTGCCGAGAGGATTGCTTCGCTTTTTGGCTCGCGCCTAAACATCGATCTTGCAGTCGCTGCAGACGCATCTACAAACTCATCGAGTAGAGAGGCTTTGCTCGCGCCTTCGCTGTAA
- a CDS encoding plasmid pRiA4b ORF-3 family protein, which produces MTAIARLKITLDDVDPKVLRRIEVPLGIKLDRLHLVLQAALGWTNSHLYEIRAGGAGWGLPDPNWPDGPLDARKAKLIDILEDAGVKTLRYLYDFGDGWEHTIKIERLVDAEPAALYPRLIEASGRCPPEDVGGPWGYAEILEAIGDKKHERHAQIREWLGEEFDPKAFDPEPLEAEVAALAKSWSRKPAAKKPPPA; this is translated from the coding sequence ATGACCGCCATCGCCCGTCTCAAAATCACCCTCGATGACGTGGACCCAAAAGTCCTGCGGCGCATCGAGGTTCCGCTCGGCATAAAGCTCGATCGCTTGCATCTTGTCTTGCAAGCCGCGCTCGGCTGGACCAACAGTCATCTCTACGAGATCCGAGCCGGCGGCGCCGGATGGGGCTTGCCCGATCCAAACTGGCCCGACGGACCGCTCGACGCACGCAAGGCGAAGCTCATCGACATTCTCGAGGACGCGGGCGTCAAGACGCTCCGCTATCTCTACGACTTCGGCGACGGCTGGGAGCACACGATCAAGATCGAACGCCTCGTCGATGCAGAACCCGCCGCCCTTTACCCGAGGTTGATCGAGGCGAGCGGGCGCTGTCCGCCCGAAGACGTCGGCGGCCCCTGGGGCTATGCCGAAATACTGGAGGCGATCGGCGACAAAAAGCACGAGCGACATGCTCAAATCCGAGAGTGGCTCGGAGAAGAGTTCGATCCAAAAGCCTTCGATCCCGAACCACTCGAAGCGGAAGTCGCCGCCCTCGCCAAAAGCTGGTCCCGAAAACCCGCCGCAAAGAAACCGCCTCCAGCCTGA
- a CDS encoding outer membrane protein, which translates to MKRILASTALVLLSESAAMAGSPVRYNEPPAPSQLPTYPVGEQLRERGRNDDVTGSIGARSYRGRTYAPIVSKDGYVPSRPVAPPPSWTGFYVGATLGTGWAKFRFSDKWSNFDGVGMFGASVGATAGFDYQFSPSIVAGIAVDGNVNSTAAKANSSGETTFREAASWALRGRLGTLTSDDTLVYVTAGVSEVFTSLSLPNNAPGGGGARYVGGVFGAGVETRLTSNLYGRVEYLHGVYGKRSFHGGLYDARPDTGVARVGLIFRPSESDGRDTPFAPTGARTPLLRESWTGAHIGAHGGVAWGSTKLSDSNGSADGVGGAGGSGGVLLGYDYQYGRSVFGVEIDGSVGGAKSTASGALPLFSTSAQITYDWDYSIRARAGHLFGDTLLFGTAGWTQTYGRLTTAGLFGISASHAFTGVQLGGGMETMLTEHVGARLEYLHSFYDKYAAVLGSAIDARPTTGKARAAVLYKF; encoded by the coding sequence ATGAAACGAATTCTTGCTTCGACGGCGCTCGTCCTTTTGTCCGAAAGCGCCGCGATGGCGGGCTCACCTGTCCGCTACAATGAACCCCCGGCTCCTTCTCAGCTTCCCACCTATCCCGTTGGCGAACAGTTGCGCGAGCGCGGGCGCAATGACGACGTGACCGGCTCTATCGGCGCGCGATCGTATCGCGGCCGAACCTACGCGCCAATCGTCAGCAAAGACGGCTACGTGCCATCGCGCCCCGTCGCCCCTCCGCCGAGCTGGACAGGATTTTATGTCGGTGCGACGCTCGGAACCGGGTGGGCGAAATTCCGGTTCTCTGATAAGTGGTCGAACTTCGATGGCGTCGGCATGTTCGGCGCGAGCGTCGGCGCGACGGCCGGCTTCGATTATCAGTTCTCGCCGTCGATCGTGGCGGGTATCGCCGTCGACGGAAATGTGAACTCCACTGCGGCGAAGGCGAACTCCTCTGGCGAAACGACGTTCAGAGAGGCGGCCTCTTGGGCGTTGCGCGGGAGGCTCGGAACTCTCACGTCAGACGACACGCTCGTTTACGTGACTGCCGGCGTCTCGGAAGTGTTCACCAGTTTGAGCCTCCCGAACAATGCGCCGGGCGGAGGCGGTGCGCGATACGTCGGCGGCGTGTTCGGAGCGGGCGTCGAGACCCGACTGACGAGCAATCTCTATGGCCGTGTCGAATATCTTCACGGCGTCTACGGCAAGCGAAGCTTCCACGGAGGCCTCTATGACGCTCGGCCAGACACTGGAGTCGCCCGCGTCGGTCTTATCTTCAGACCGTCCGAGTCGGACGGCCGAGACACGCCATTCGCCCCTACTGGCGCGAGGACGCCACTGTTGCGCGAGAGCTGGACGGGCGCGCATATCGGCGCTCATGGTGGCGTCGCGTGGGGTAGCACGAAGCTTTCCGATTCGAATGGTTCGGCCGATGGCGTCGGCGGCGCGGGCGGCAGCGGGGGCGTGCTGCTCGGCTATGACTATCAGTATGGCCGGTCGGTTTTCGGCGTCGAAATCGACGGCAGCGTCGGCGGCGCGAAATCGACCGCGAGCGGCGCGCTTCCTCTGTTCTCGACCAGCGCGCAAATCACTTACGATTGGGATTATTCCATCCGAGCGCGTGCTGGCCACCTATTTGGCGACACGCTCTTGTTCGGAACGGCAGGATGGACGCAAACCTATGGGCGCCTCACGACAGCCGGCCTTTTCGGTATAAGCGCGTCGCACGCCTTCACCGGCGTTCAGCTCGGCGGCGGCATGGAAACGATGCTGACCGAGCATGTCGGCGCTCGTCTCGAATATCTGCATAGCTTCTATGACAAATACGCCGCCGTGCTCGGATCGGCGATCGATGCGCGACCGACAACGGGAAAGGCGCGCGCGGCCGTGCTCTACAAATTCTGA
- a CDS encoding response regulator, with translation MVQSTTIAVVEDDPEIRSLVKGLLDRKGFDAAACGDGRDLDRLMARRRIDLVVLDLRCSYGREMPVRK, from the coding sequence ATGGTTCAGTCGACGACGATCGCCGTGGTGGAGGACGATCCGGAGATTCGCTCCCTCGTGAAGGGCTTGCTTGATCGCAAAGGCTTCGACGCCGCCGCCTGCGGCGACGGGCGCGACCTCGACCGTTTGATGGCGCGGCGCCGGATCGATCTCGTCGTCCTCGATCTCAGATGCTCCTACGGCCGTGAAATGCCGGTTCGAAAATGA
- a CDS encoding SelT/SelW/SelH family protein: MNDVTITYCKPCGYEKRAKEAADALKGNLSVAARLVAGKGGVFEVRVNAEIVARRVKGHFPDIDEIVESVSKAVK, encoded by the coding sequence ATGAACGACGTCACGATCACCTATTGCAAGCCATGTGGCTATGAAAAGCGGGCAAAGGAGGCTGCCGATGCGCTAAAGGGCAATCTGTCGGTCGCCGCGCGCCTCGTAGCGGGGAAGGGCGGCGTATTCGAAGTGCGTGTCAATGCGGAAATCGTCGCCAGGCGCGTCAAGGGCCATTTTCCGGATATCGATGAAATTGTCGAGTCGGTCTCCAAGGCGGTGAAATAG
- a CDS encoding GNAT family N-acetyltransferase: MASADGEPIFVSTFRDDNQLAGLYSAAKLGERPAHAIVEAFRNSRYRVFALEGERLVGAGRAFGDEVDCAVICDLAVHPEFQGRGYGGFILEALKREVRHHKRVILYARRGKEGFYSKRGFSPMKTAMLWSFAVSVERNREDGIIE; this comes from the coding sequence ATGGCGTCCGCTGACGGCGAACCGATATTCGTTTCGACTTTTCGCGATGACAATCAGCTTGCCGGCCTCTACTCGGCGGCGAAGCTCGGAGAGCGGCCCGCGCACGCAATAGTGGAAGCTTTCCGGAACAGTCGGTACCGGGTCTTTGCGCTCGAGGGCGAAAGACTCGTCGGCGCCGGTCGCGCGTTCGGCGATGAAGTCGACTGCGCCGTGATCTGCGATTTGGCCGTTCATCCGGAATTCCAGGGGAGGGGCTATGGCGGCTTCATTCTCGAGGCGCTGAAGCGAGAGGTGCGACATCACAAGCGGGTCATTCTCTACGCTCGGCGCGGCAAGGAGGGTTTCTATTCGAAGCGCGGTTTCAGCCCGATGAAGACGGCCATGCTGTGGTCGTTCGCAGTGTCGGTCGAGCGCAATCGGGAAGACGGGATCATTGAATGA
- a CDS encoding glutathione S-transferase N-terminal domain-containing protein codes for MIQLYYAATPNGLKVRIFLEEAGLPYHIVPVNLSIGDQSRPEFVAIAPNGRIPAIVDHSPAMRDQPLSIFESGAILLYLADKAGMFMPEEPSRRLEVLQWLFCQMAGLGPMAGQIGHFNVYATETLPYAIERYRVETAGLYGVLDKRLADRPFIVEDYSIADMACFPWIVPHMAHGQNLREFPNLHRWFEEIRVRPAVIRTYGDSKDVYTGRTLQSADCATLGSQSEG; via the coding sequence ATGATTCAACTCTATTATGCGGCGACGCCGAACGGTCTCAAGGTTCGCATTTTCCTTGAGGAGGCGGGCCTTCCCTACCACATCGTCCCGGTAAATCTCTCTATAGGAGACCAATCCCGGCCTGAGTTCGTCGCGATCGCGCCGAACGGGCGAATCCCCGCCATTGTCGATCATTCGCCCGCCATGCGCGACCAGCCGCTATCGATATTCGAGTCGGGCGCGATCCTCCTCTATCTCGCCGATAAAGCCGGGATGTTCATGCCCGAGGAGCCGAGCCGGCGTCTGGAGGTGCTTCAGTGGCTGTTCTGCCAAATGGCAGGATTGGGACCCATGGCTGGCCAGATCGGCCACTTCAATGTCTATGCGACCGAAACGCTCCCCTATGCGATCGAGCGTTACAGAGTCGAAACCGCGGGGCTCTATGGCGTGCTGGACAAGCGCCTTGCAGACCGGCCCTTCATTGTCGAGGATTATTCAATCGCCGACATGGCTTGCTTTCCATGGATCGTCCCGCACATGGCGCACGGCCAGAACCTTCGGGAGTTCCCCAACCTGCATCGATGGTTCGAAGAGATCCGTGTCCGTCCTGCGGTCATAAGAACGTACGGCGACAGCAAGGATGTCTACACCGGCCGGACATTGCAATCGGCAGATTGCGCCACGCTCGGTTCGCAGTCGGAGGGCTAG
- a CDS encoding cupin domain-containing protein, which yields MKAVTRRERREDDVAANQQPHPSSLHLEDQSMISTSHSIDSATLEWIPLRDGLFFRPLQFTEDGYSLQLRLEPGATITRHRHTGEVHAYNLFGKRELIETGEIVGPGTYVFEPAGNVDSWRCVGDEPCIVQISLKGRVEYLDADGVVTGIDDAFSTRDAYQKWCDVRGVIPNLALIPDHDSTSAFQARRREGRQ from the coding sequence GTGAAGGCCGTGACGCGGCGTGAACGGCGAGAGGATGATGTCGCAGCGAACCAGCAACCCCATCCATCATCACTTCATCTGGAAGATCAATCAATGATATCGACGAGCCACTCCATCGATTCCGCTACGCTCGAATGGATTCCGCTGCGAGACGGACTATTTTTTCGCCCTTTGCAATTTACCGAGGATGGCTATTCCCTTCAATTGCGTCTCGAGCCGGGGGCGACGATCACCCGGCACAGACACACTGGTGAAGTGCATGCCTACAACCTTTTCGGCAAGCGAGAGCTCATCGAGACGGGTGAGATCGTGGGGCCAGGGACCTATGTCTTCGAGCCTGCCGGCAACGTCGACAGCTGGCGATGCGTCGGGGACGAGCCTTGCATCGTCCAAATCTCTTTGAAAGGCCGGGTCGAGTATCTAGATGCCGATGGCGTCGTCACTGGCATCGACGATGCATTCAGCACGCGCGACGCCTATCAAAAATGGTGCGACGTTCGAGGCGTCATCCCCAACCTCGCGCTCATTCCCGATCACGACTCGACGAGCGCATTTCAGGCGAGGCGCCGAGAAGGGCGGCAATAG
- a CDS encoding haloalkane dehalogenase, translating into MTMNNDVTLPRLSVLDSTIAYREAGSAEAPVTLFLHGNPTSSYIWRNIIPHVAPVARCIAPDLIGFGQSGKPDIAYRFADHVRYLDTFLEAAGLTSAYLVAQDWGTALAFHLAARRPDFVRGLAFMEFIRPMPTWDDFHQLPAAREIFCTFRTPGEGETLILEDNVFIERVLPGSVVRKLSDEEMAAYRAPFPTPQSRRPIWRFPNELPIAGRPADVVAALEQAHAALASSHYPKLLFVGDPGALVSPAFADCFARTLHDCRVVRLGAGTHYLQEDHPEAIGRTLAGWIAATSREGRDAA; encoded by the coding sequence ATGACTATGAACAACGACGTTACGCTTCCGCGGCTTTCCGTGCTCGATTCGACGATCGCATATCGTGAAGCGGGCTCCGCCGAGGCGCCGGTCACGCTATTTCTGCACGGCAATCCGACCTCGTCGTACATTTGGCGCAACATCATTCCGCATGTCGCGCCTGTCGCTCGCTGTATCGCCCCTGATCTGATCGGCTTCGGTCAGTCTGGGAAGCCGGACATCGCCTATCGATTCGCGGATCACGTTCGCTATCTCGACACGTTTCTCGAAGCGGCAGGCCTGACATCGGCTTATCTAGTTGCGCAGGATTGGGGAACCGCGCTCGCTTTTCATCTGGCGGCGCGCAGACCCGATTTTGTTCGCGGCCTCGCCTTCATGGAATTCATCCGCCCCATGCCGACGTGGGACGACTTCCATCAACTTCCCGCGGCGCGCGAAATTTTCTGCACGTTCAGAACACCCGGCGAAGGCGAGACGCTGATTCTCGAAGATAATGTCTTTATCGAGCGAGTGCTCCCCGGCTCCGTCGTCAGGAAGCTGAGCGATGAGGAAATGGCCGCATACCGCGCGCCTTTCCCGACACCGCAATCGCGACGACCGATCTGGCGATTTCCTAACGAGTTGCCGATCGCAGGCCGCCCCGCCGACGTCGTCGCCGCCTTGGAGCAGGCGCATGCGGCTTTGGCGTCGTCCCATTATCCCAAGCTGCTCTTCGTGGGCGATCCAGGCGCGCTCGTCTCTCCCGCCTTCGCAGACTGCTTCGCTCGGACCTTGCATGATTGCCGCGTCGTCCGCCTCGGCGCCGGCACCCACTATCTGCAGGAAGATCATCCCGAAGCGATCGGGCGAACGCTCGCAGGCTGGATTGCGGCGACAAGCCGTGAAGGCCGTGACGCGGCGTGA
- a CDS encoding TetR/AcrR family transcriptional regulator, whose amino-acid sequence MAKASHRDRILDAGLKVMFRKGYNGSGVRDIVAEASAPQGSFTNHFRSKEAFALEVLDRYFDHVKRLVGQALDDTRLSPRERLKRYLDIISDRLAADGFSRGCLIGDFSLEAAPQSDLLRERLGLIFAEWRAPFAACIAEAQKAGEIGAAFDPDDLAEFLLASWEGAILRMKVERGPEPLERFKRIAFATVFKEP is encoded by the coding sequence ATGGCAAAAGCATCCCACCGCGACCGCATTCTGGACGCCGGCCTCAAGGTCATGTTCCGTAAAGGCTATAACGGCTCCGGCGTGCGCGACATCGTCGCCGAGGCCTCGGCGCCCCAAGGCTCGTTCACCAATCATTTCCGGTCGAAGGAAGCTTTCGCTCTCGAGGTGCTCGATCGATATTTCGACCACGTCAAACGACTCGTCGGGCAAGCGCTCGACGACACGCGCCTGTCTCCACGCGAGCGTCTGAAGCGCTATCTCGACATCATTTCCGACCGGCTCGCCGCCGACGGTTTTTCTCGCGGCTGCCTTATCGGAGACTTCAGCCTCGAAGCCGCTCCGCAGAGCGATCTCTTGCGAGAGCGGCTCGGCCTCATCTTCGCCGAATGGCGCGCGCCATTCGCCGCCTGCATCGCCGAGGCTCAGAAGGCGGGCGAGATCGGCGCCGCCTTCGATCCCGACGACCTCGCCGAATTTCTGCTCGCGTCCTGGGAGGGCGCGATCCTGCGCATGAAGGTGGAGCGCGGCCCCGAGCCGCTCGAACGATTCAAGCGCATCGCCTTCGCAACGGTTTTCAAGGAGCCATGA
- a CDS encoding helix-turn-helix transcriptional regulator, which translates to MAKHDPDLSLLFHALADPTRRSILTRLAERPARVTDLAGPTGLRLPTVMRHISVLEEAGLITTSKDGRIRTCAIVPEALDPARTWLDEQRTIWEARLDRLDAFVTNVMKERAK; encoded by the coding sequence ATGGCTAAGCATGATCCAGATCTCTCGCTGCTCTTCCACGCTCTGGCCGATCCGACCCGTCGATCGATCCTGACTCGACTCGCCGAAAGGCCCGCGCGGGTGACGGACTTGGCAGGCCCCACGGGCCTGCGTCTGCCCACGGTGATGCGGCACATTTCCGTGCTGGAGGAGGCAGGGTTGATCACCACGTCCAAGGACGGGCGGATACGCACCTGCGCCATCGTGCCCGAGGCCCTGGATCCGGCGCGGACATGGCTCGATGAACAGCGAACGATCTGGGAAGCTCGGCTCGACCGCTTGGACGCATTTGTGACGAACGTGATGAAGGAGCGCGCGAAATGA